One window of the Salvia splendens isolate huo1 chromosome 1, SspV2, whole genome shotgun sequence genome contains the following:
- the LOC121798015 gene encoding probable purine permease 4 gives MAGISSPSSPPAPPRPSTASHDDKTITMDPETNSVEANPNESTNNFTLLLTINFAVLIAGSIGATLLTKFYFIHKGSSRWVSTWVQSAGFPLLSLPVFLPHHLFHLTPRRPFSGFTTKLTILSLLVGVFIGVSNLLFSWGTSYLPVSTSSLLLSSQLAFNLILSAVIAKNKITFKNLNCVILLTLSSVLLALSASSDRPAGLTHRQYLIGFFSTLAAGISFAVYLPVMEVIYREVRSYAMVVEMQLLVGMAATAFASVGMAADDGFSDLENEGAAIFDLGEAAYWMTIAGCAVTWQMSFLGTAGMVFLTTSLTSGICMTALLALNVGSGVVVYGDEFGGVKAVATVLCVWGFCSYVYGMYQKPQNRRGVSVEIMM, from the coding sequence ATGGCCGGCATATCCTCCCCTTCATCCCCACCGGCGCCGCCACGCCCCTCCACCGCCAGCCATGACGACAAAACCATAACAATGGATCCCGAAACCAACTCCGTTGAAGCAAACCCTAATGAATCAACCAACAACTTCACTCTCCTCCTCACCATCAATTTCGCCGTTTTGATTGCGGGCTCCATCGGCGCAACCCTTCTCACCAAATTCTACTTCATCCACAAGGGCTCCAGCCGCTGGGTCTCCACGTGGGTCCAATCCGCGGGCTTCCCCCTCCTCTCCCTTCCCGTCTTCCTCCCCCACCACCTATTCCATCTCACCCCTCGCCGCCCCTTTTCTGGCTTCACCACAAAATTGACGATTCTGTCCCTCCTCGTGGGGGTTTTCATTGGCGTTTCCAACCTCCTCTTCTCGTGGGGAACCTCCTACCTCCCGGTCTCCACCTCATCGCTGCTCCTCTCGTCGCAGCTGGCATTCAATCTGATCCTCTCCGCTGTCATCGCGAAGAATAAGATCACGTTTAAGAACCTCAATTGCGTGATTCTCCTCACGCTGAGCTCGGTGCTGCTGGCGCTGAGCGCCAGCAGCGACCGCCCTGCGGGGCTGACGCACCGGCAGTATCTGATCGGGTTCTTCTCAACCCTAGCGGCGGGGATCTCGTTCGCCGTATACCTGCCGGTGATGGAGGTGATCTACCGCGAGGTGCGGAGCTATGCGATGGTGGTGGAGATGCAGCTGCTGGTGGGGATGGCGGCGACGGCCTTCGCCAGCGTGGGGATGGCGGCGGATGACGGCTTCTCCGATCTGGAGAACGAGGGCGCGGCGATCTTCGACCTCGGGGAGGCGGCGTACTGGATGACCATCGCCGGGTGCGCGGTGACGTGGCAGATGTCGTTCTTGGGGACGGCCGGGATGGTTTTCCTGACGACGTCGCTCACCAGCGGGATATGCATGACGGCGTTGCTGGCGCTCAATGTCGGCAGCGGGGTGGTGGTTTACGGAGACGAATTCGGAGGAGTGAAGGCGGTGGCGACGGTGCTGTGTGTTTGGGGATTCTGTTCCTATGTGTACGGGATGTATCAGAAGCCGCAAAATCGGAGGGGAGTTTCTGTTGAGATTATGATGTAG
- the LOC121743450 gene encoding DExH-box ATP-dependent RNA helicase DExH18, mitochondrial-like, with the protein MARAAAKRLFSLYSCKTRNLFAARNLFHHFRPALARRTSALQIPSHGQFPQRELILFTKFDVFPYFRGHCICSLSENENLTIDSTAIVANKAEANDLDEEELIFESENECTGLEEKRSNFVEISLKDPLDIYKELKGAPGSKMQSRSDWDTVNEIFRCFCQSGWASNQALAVYIGASFFPLSGRKFAAFFKKKCSNDLVKYLVSVGPGDQADKFLFPIFVEYCMEEFPDEIKRFREMVESADMTQPHTWFPFARAMKRKIVYHCGPTNSGKTYNALQRFMEAKRGVYCSPLRLLAMEVFDRVNASGVYCSLVTGQEKKEFPFSNHVACTVEMVSTDELYEVAVIDEIQMIADPYRGYAWTRALLGLKADEIHLCGDPSVLDVIRKICSDTGDELVEQRYERFKPLVVEAKTLIGDLKNVKSGDCIVAFSRREIFEVKLAIEKHTKHRCCVIYGALPPETRRQQASLFNEQDNEYDILVASDAVGMGLNLNIRRVVFYNLTKYNGDKMVPVPASQVKQIAGRAGRRGSVYPDGLTTTLHLDDLEYLVECLKKPFDVVKRVGLYPFFEQVELFAAQLPDLKFPKLLEKFSENCRLDGSYFLAQNLHIRKIANMLERIQGLSLEDRFHFCFAPVNIRDPKAMFHLMKFAHSYAQELPVNIAMGMPKCAARNDAELLDLETRHQVVSMYLWLSNHFEEEQFPYVKKAESMATDIAELLGESLLRACWKPESRGAPKSKPQEKQDGNAQTLKALEKEDGYQRPMSIIKLREQDGKSQTIQKPEKVTA; encoded by the exons ATGGCAAGAGCTGCGGCCAAACGCCTCTTTTCTCTCTATTCCTGCAAGACTAGAAATTTGTTTGCGGCGAGGAATTTATTCCATCATTTCCGTCCTGCCCTAGCTCGTAGAACTTCCGCGTTACAAATTCCTAGCCATGGACAATTTCCGCAGCGCGAGCTCATTCTGTTTACGAAATTTGACGTTTTCCCCTATTTTCGTGGACATTGCATTTGCTCCTTGTCGGAAAATGAAAATCTTACCATCGATTCAACTGCAATTGTTGCAAATAAAGCGGAAGCGAATGATCTTGATGAAGAAGAATTGATATTTGAGTCTGAAAATGAATGTACGGGGCTGGAGGAAAAAAGATCGAATTTTGTAGAGATATCGCTTAAGGATCCATTAGACATATATAAAGAGCTTAAAGGTGCCCCAGGTTCTAAGATGCAGTCTCGCAGTGATTGGGATACCGTGAACGAGATTTTTAGGTGTTTTTGTCAGTCTGGTTGGGCCTCGAACCAGGCTCTAGCTGTTTATATTGGTGCCTCATTTTTCCCCCTTTCTGGGAGAAAGTTTGCCGCTTTTTTCAAGAAGAAATGTAGCAATGATTTAGTTAAGTACTTGGTATCAGTCGGCCCTGGTGATCAAGCTGATAAGTTTTTGTTCCCAATCTTTGTGGAATATTGCATGGAAGAGTTTCCTGATGAAATTAAGAGGTTTAGGGAAATGGTGGAGTCTGCGGACATGACTCAACCGCACACTTGGTTCCCATTTGCTAGGGCAATGAAGCGGAAGATTGTTTATCACTGTGGTCCTACTAACAGTGGCAAAACATATAATGCACTGCAAAGGTTTATGGAGGCAAAGAGAGGCGTCTATTGCAGTCCTCTTAGGTTATTAGCCATGGAGGTTTTTGATAGGGTGAATGCATCGGGGGTGTATTGCAGTCTAGTCACAGGACAGGAGAAGAAGGAATTTCCTTTCTCGAACCATGTTGCTTGCACTGTTGAGATGGTATCAACAGATGAGCTGTATGAAGTGGCTGTTATTGATGAGATTCAGATGATAGCTGATCCTTACCGGGGTTATGCATGGACTAGAGCATTGCTAGGCCTGAAAGCTGACGAGATCCATTTATGTGGCGATCCAAGTGTTTTGGATGTGATTCGGAAAATTTGTTCAGATACTGGGGATGAACTTGTGGAACAGCGCTATGAGAGATTTAAGCCTCTTGTGGTTGAGGCAAAGACCCTCATAGGAGATTTGAAAAATGTGAAGTCAGGAGACTGTATTGTTGCATTCTCGAGGAGAGAAATATTTGAGGTTAAATTAGCAATTGAGAAACATACAAAACACCGTTGCTGTGTGATCTATGGTGCCTTGCCACCAGAAACTCGTCGCCAACAAGCGTCCCTGTTTAACGAGCAAGATAATGAATATGACATCTTGGTAGCAAGTGATGCTGTGGGCATGGGGTTAAATTTAAATATCCGAAGAGTTGTCTTTTATAACCTCACTAAGTACAATGGTGATAAAATGGTCCCAGTTCCAGCATCACAGGTGAAACAGATCGCTGGAAGAGCTGGTCGGAGAGGCAGTGTGTATCCTGATGGACTGACCACTACCCTTCATCTAGATGATTTGGAGTACTTGGTTGAGTGCTTGAAGAAGCCTTTTGATGTGGTTAAACGAGTCGGCCTTTATCCATTCTTCGAGCAAGTTGAGCTATTTGCAGCACAACTTCCTGATCTTAAATTTCCCAAGCTCCTTGAGAAATTTAGTGAGAACTGCCGCCTTGATGGGTCTTATTTTCTGGCTCAGAatctgcacataaggaaaataGCTAATATGTTGGAGAGGATTCAGGGGTTATCACTGGAAGACCGATTCCACTTTTGCTTTGCCCCAGTGAATATCAGGGATCCTAAAGCAATGTTCCATCTGATGAAGTTTGCTCATTCATACGCTCAGGAGCTTCCGGTCAATATAGCTATGGGTATGCCCAAATGTGCTGCTCGTAATGATGCAGAGCTTTTGGACCTTGAGACTAGGCACCAAGTGGTGTCAATGTATTTGTGGTTGTCTAATCACTTTGAAGAGGAACAATTTCCATATGTTAAGAAGGCTGAATCAATGGCTACAGATATCGCTGAGTTGTTGGGTGAGTCGCTTCTCAGGGCATGCTGGAAACCAGAATCAAGAGGTGCACCAAAATCAAAGCCACAAGAGAAGCAAGATGGGAATGCACAAACATTGAAGGCATTAGAGAAGGAAGATGGTTATCAAAGGCCAATGTCAATCATCAAATTACGTGAACA GGATGGGAAATCTCAAACTATACAGAAACCGGAGAAAGTGACAGCATAA